The following proteins are co-located in the Rhea pennata isolate bPtePen1 chromosome 2, bPtePen1.pri, whole genome shotgun sequence genome:
- the MPLKIP gene encoding M-phase-specific PLK1-interacting protein: MYRQGFRPPTPPYAGGGFRSPPSAGGPMPPSPRGYGSPHHTPPYGHRPGPYGSGRSPRGHGFHGGGGRFGSPSPGGQTPRRPQSASPRYPAPYGGKSPVGAAQHPQQHKRSPGGYQRHYQGSPRTSTPFGTAHGREKRVSNDVENYYRPSMLEDPWAGLEPVSVTDINQQYSSEQTTYTGKKGRYFS; this comes from the exons ATGTACCGGCAGGGCTTCCGCCCCCCCACGCCCCCGTACGCGGGCGGCGGGTTCCGGAGCCCGCCCTCCGCCGGCGGCCCCATGCCGCCCTCGCCGCGGGGCTACGGGAGCCCTCACCACACGCCGCCTTACGGCCACCGGCCTGGGCCCTACGGCAGCGGCCGCTCGCCCCGAGGCCACGGTTtccacggcggcggcgggcgatTCGGGAGCCCGTCGCCGGGGGGCCAGACCCCGCGCAGGCCGCAGAGCGCCAGCCCCCGGTACCCGGCTCCTTATGGCGGCAAATCCCCGGTTGGAGCTGCCCAGCACCCGCAGCAGCACAAGCGCTCGCCCGGGGGCTACCAGAGGCACTACCAG GGATCACCCAGGACATCTACTCCATTTGGTACAGCGcatggcagagagaaaagagtgTCTAATGATGTGGAAAACTATTACAGACCTTCAATGCTTGAGGACCCATGGGCTGGCCTAGAGCCAGTTTCTGTTACAGACATAAACCAACAATACAGCAGTGAGCAAACAACATATACTGGCAAAAAAGGGAGGTATTTCAGTTGA